Proteins encoded within one genomic window of Nasonia vitripennis strain AsymCx chromosome 5 unlocalized genomic scaffold, Nvit_psr_1.1 chr5_random0005, whole genome shotgun sequence:
- the LOC116417903 gene encoding uncharacterized protein LOC116417903, translated as MNYNKNFNKIGFLRKSDQKVHIGRNIWIDEGVYNGVLNKANNKPSLCVDRILIAVFGETVLMTSTKSGKPSNRTLKNKNSDEKKNEIKQLDQTKLQACQDFYNYWLKNVWLAPEDGDIFEEMRLFDKYVSAKTAYYKKQGEKGDITPKSKDPAKKKKTKKQKKDKDDSIQKVDAEVELNAKKLVNTEAEEGRKMQEATKDKENQFENSEVNRSLREEEKITDEDKERPSTSYDVGKFAFIAAQPDEDDSSDGSTIHLSEMESASDPLRDAD; from the exons ATGAActacaacaaaaattttaataaaatagggTTTTTACGGAAATCTGATCAGaag GTGCATATAGGGCGAAATATATGGATAGATGAAGGAGTATACAATGGCGTATTAAATAAAGCCAATAACAAACCATCGTTATGCGTAGACAGAATTCTTATAGCTGTATTCGGGGAGACAGTTTTAATGACATCAACAAAATCTGGAAAACCCAGTAATAGAAcgctgaaaaacaaaaatagtgatgaaaaaaaaaatgagataaaGCAGTTAGATCAAACAAAGTTACAAGCGTGCCAAG atttttacaattattggCTTAAAAATGTTTGGCTTGCTCCAGAAGACGGCGACATTTTCGAAGAAATGCGACTTTTTGACAAGTATGTTTCGGCAAAAACAGCTTATTACAAAAAGCAAGGTGAAAAAGGAGACATTACACCAAAATCGAAGGACCCtgctaaaaaaaagaaaacaaaaaaacaaaagaaagacAAAGACGACAGTATCCAGAAAGTGGATGCTGAAGTAGAACTGAATGCTAAAAAATTAGTAAACACAGAAGCGGAAGAGGGTAGGAAAATGCAGGAAGCGACGAAGGATAAGGAAAATCAATTTGAAAACTCTGAAGTCAACCGCAGTTTacgagaagaagagaagaTTACTGATGAGGATAAAGAAAGACCATCAACAAGTTATGATGTAGGAAAATTTGCTTTTATTGCAGCCCAGCCAGACGAGGATGATAGTTCTGACGGCAGCACTATTCATCTCTCCGAAATGGAATCTGCAAGTGACCCATTGAGGGATGCAGATTAA
- the LOC116417901 gene encoding translation initiation factor IF-2-like, whose translation MHRTLKAALMCCAPIPWPQALPAVLLGLRTTFKEDLQASPAEMLFGTTLRVPRDFFVSASHPDANAPAFVAELRGLIGRLRAAPGSRHLPPRTPFFHGDLRTCTHVFRRVDTVRTTLQPPYTGPHRVLRRLDDQRYVVDVNGEAKTLSTSSLKPAYLEVADQPPTNAPLPARASPASAAPAPPQAAPSAQVSTPSAPEARPLAQGPPAGPSTQAHPAPTPSTQPQPPVSPPVPAPSTSPPPPPSASPSLNRPRKTVSFRTQYTSGTGGGVAVAPRARQRRRQRKQTLQPRPDFD comes from the coding sequence ATGCACCGCACTCTCAAGGCGGCCCTCATGTGCTGCGCACCAATACCGTGGCCGCAGGCCCTTCCAGCCGTCCTTTTGGGCCTCAGAACGACCTTCAAAGAGGATCTTCAGGCTTCTCCGGCCGAGATGCTCTTCGGCACAACTCTCCGAGTCCCACGAGACTTCTTTGTTTCAGCTAGTCATCCAGATGCGAACGCGCCGGCTTTCGTCGCCGAGTTGCGTGGCCTCATCGGCCGGTTGCGGGCAGCCCCAGGGTCCAGGCACCTACCGCCTCGCACGCCGTTTTTCCACGGTGACTTGCGCACCTGCACGCACGTCTTCAGAAGAGTCGACACGGTTCGAACGACGCTGCAGCCGCCCTACACGGGGCCACACAGGGTGCTGCGACGCCTCGACGACCAGCGATACGTGGTCGATGTGAACGGCGAGGCCAAGACCCTCTCGACCAGCTCTCTCAAGCCGGCGTACCTGGAGGTAGCCGATCAGCCGCCTACCAACGCCCCGCTCCCTGCGCGGGCCTCACCAGCTTCAGCGGCTCCGGCTCCTCCACAAGCCGCGCCATCGGCGCAGGTATCAACACCATCAGCGCCCGAGGCACGGCCTCTCGCACAGGGTCCTCCAGCTGGGCCATCCACGCAGGCGCATCCAGCGCCCACGCCGTCCACCCAGCCGCAACCACCTGTGTCGCCGCCTGTCCCGGCGCCTTCAacatcgccgccgccgccgccctcCGCCAGTCCATCCCTCAACAGGCCAAGGAAAACGGTGTCGTTCCGGACGCAGTACACGTCCGGCACTGGCGGGGGAGTAGCTGTGGCGCCACGCGCTAGACAGCGTCGTCGCCAGCGTAAGCAGACGCTGCAGCCGAGGCCTGACTTCGACTAG